CTTGGCAAATTTCAAGTGGTGACACCACGTATCAAGCCGTTAAAAATGCTTTGGCGGCAGGATATCGGCATATCGATACCGCCTTAGCTTATGGCAATGAACACAGTGTCGGTGAAGCGATTCGTGATGCTGGTATTCCACGAGAAGAGATTTTTGTCACGACTAAGTTACCTGCTGAAACAAAGTCTTATCAAGGGACATTAGCGGATTTTGACCAATCACTAAACAATTTAGGCTTGGACTATGTTGACTTGTATATTATCCATGCCCCATGGCCATGGGGTCAACTTGGGCGCAACTATGATGAAGCTAATTTAGAAGTTTGGCAAGCGATGGAAGCTATTTATCGGAGTGGTCGAGCCAAAGCCATTGGGGTTTCTAATTTTGCCGTTCGGGATTTGAAAAACATTCTGAAACAGGCCGAAGTTAAACCGATGGTTAATCAGATTCAATATTATTTAGGTTATACTGAACCTAAAATCACGGCATTTTCGACAGCTAACGGTATGTTGGTTGAAGCTTATTCACCACTAGCAACGGGTGGACTTTTGCACAATCCGGCAATTCAGCAAGTTGCTGATCACTATCAGGTTAGTGTCCCTCAGTTGGCGTTACGGTTTGTGCTTCAAAATGGCATTTTACCGCTACCTAAGGCGATTAATCCGGATCATATTGAAGCCAATACTAAGTTGGACTTTGAAATTAGTGCGGCGGATATGGTGACGCTAAATGCGATGTCGGTTGTGGATGCCTCCGTCTTTCACAATCCAACCCAGGGTTAAAAATTTGCGGGTCAAATAATTGACCTGACCCCGGTGACAGGGACTACACTAAGACTTGTAAATGAAGGCAATAAAAAATGATAGGAGCAAAATTCGATGGCAACAATTAATGCCGCTAATGCGGGCACTTATGCATTTGATGATAATTTTAAGGTGAATCGGTTAGGTTATGGGACCATGCAATTAACTGGCCCTGGAACCTGGGGCCCTTACAAAGACCCTGAAGAGGGGATTAAAGTCGTTAAAAAAGCCCTTGATTATGGGATTAACTTTTTTGATACTGCGGATTCTTATGGGCCTTGGTTTGCCGATCGGTATTTAGCAGCCGGTTTAAAGGGTGCTGCTAACCGGGATCAAATCTTTATTTCGGATAAAGTTGGTCAAACTCGGCAAGGACCAAATATTTGGACGCCACATGGTGAAGCTAATTATTTGCGGCAACAAGTCGAAGTGTCCATGATGACCTTGGGCTTAGAC
This region of Lactobacillus sp. CBA3605 genomic DNA includes:
- a CDS encoding aldo/keto reductase, which codes for MTVMTDTYTLTNGVEIPQVAFGTWQISSGDTTYQAVKNALAAGYRHIDTALAYGNEHSVGEAIRDAGIPREEIFVTTKLPAETKSYQGTLADFDQSLNNLGLDYVDLYIIHAPWPWGQLGRNYDEANLEVWQAMEAIYRSGRAKAIGVSNFAVRDLKNILKQAEVKPMVNQIQYYLGYTEPKITAFSTANGMLVEAYSPLATGGLLHNPAIQQVADHYQVSVPQLALRFVLQNGILPLPKAINPDHIEANTKLDFEISAADMVTLNAMSVVDASVFHNPTQG